One genomic window of Halorhabdus sp. CBA1104 includes the following:
- a CDS encoding DUF3267 domain-containing protein — translation MNPISLGTNRFSHHTLTFAKGKRSIKTTIIITIQPEVIEYMTSNTDVPSPPKGHEQPVAYQTSLWKRAILVICFFSISVVIYSPPIRNILLADQITLLKAVVSNPLEVILGGSVMAVLTVIPHEYSHKFVASSLGYPAQVNWKPLQKLNEPYNFIPGNWIDAKEYNIILLSPLLIVNVIASALVIAEIAPLVNYIATAMLVFNTAMSSDDIWMVLTDIANSDSAKIAHQIEDGSLVVYRSSRFS, via the coding sequence TCGGGACGAATAGATTTTCTCATCACACTCTAACATTCGCCAAAGGGAAACGATCCATCAAAACAACAATCATAATCACAATACAGCCAGAAGTAATAGAATATATGACTTCAAATACAGATGTTCCATCTCCACCTAAAGGCCACGAGCAACCAGTTGCGTATCAAACCAGTCTTTGGAAACGAGCCATCTTAGTCATTTGCTTTTTCTCTATTTCAGTCGTAATCTACTCCCCACCGATCAGAAATATCCTTCTGGCTGATCAAATAACGTTGTTGAAGGCGGTCGTATCAAATCCGCTTGAGGTTATTCTTGGCGGGTCTGTAATGGCAGTATTAACCGTAATACCACACGAGTATTCTCATAAATTCGTGGCAAGTTCGTTGGGATATCCTGCTCAAGTGAATTGGAAACCACTTCAAAAATTGAATGAGCCTTACAACTTCATTCCAGGGAACTGGATTGATGCTAAAGAGTACAACATAATCCTACTATCTCCGCTCCTTATTGTGAACGTTATTGCATCTGCACTAGTGATCGCAGAGATCGCACCGCTTGTTAACTATATCGCAACGGCAATGCTGGTATTTAATACAGCAATGTCCAGTGATGATATTTGGATGGTGCTTACCGACATAGCGAATTCAGATTCTGCCAAGATTGCCCACCAAATCGAGGATGGTTCATTGGTCGTTTATCGTTCTTCAAGATTTTCATGA